A single window of Psychromonas ingrahamii 37 DNA harbors:
- a CDS encoding SLC13 family permease: MDSNISKILLAIGCTLPVYFIAVIWLIPAQAITLALICLLVMLWSNNGLPLGVVSLLPILLFPMFDLLPTDEVTSNYSNAIIFLFIGGFLLAIAVEKTELHKIIANKILAFFPNTITGMIYALALTAGSLSAFLSNTTSCLLLIPLALFLSEDDALKKRFALAICYGASIGGIITPIGTPPNLILYGLLDQLNLPSIPFIQWILLVLPLALILFLFLGWMLSWGTKNQQITKKPLQQQPKLSTEQKKVTTILVTLILLLFINSPIQPYYGGLGLNEKGILLCAGLILFVPPISILNWSDSKKIPFEILFLFGAGFSIAHVFTSSGLAVQLATFLQSFSQLPLPLLILLIASLVTFSTEITSNTALISMILPVIYALGQQNGLDTRLLMMVATICASYAFMLPIATPPNAIAMSCAAVEVKNMIRYGFLLNLFSILLVFAVASTYWDYFLNF; encoded by the coding sequence ATGGACAGCAATATCAGTAAGATTTTACTTGCAATAGGTTGTACGCTGCCGGTTTATTTTATCGCCGTTATTTGGCTTATCCCTGCTCAGGCAATCACGCTGGCATTAATCTGTTTGCTGGTTATGTTGTGGAGCAATAATGGATTGCCGCTGGGCGTTGTTTCATTACTGCCGATCCTTCTTTTTCCTATGTTTGATTTGTTGCCCACGGACGAGGTCACCAGTAATTACAGCAACGCCATTATTTTTCTTTTTATTGGCGGTTTTTTACTGGCGATTGCAGTGGAAAAAACCGAGTTGCATAAAATTATTGCCAATAAAATATTAGCATTTTTTCCAAATACAATAACAGGTATGATTTATGCCCTCGCATTAACCGCGGGCAGTCTTAGCGCGTTTCTATCGAATACCACCAGCTGCTTATTATTAATTCCGTTAGCCTTATTTTTATCTGAAGATGATGCCTTAAAAAAGCGCTTCGCCTTGGCCATCTGTTACGGGGCAAGTATTGGCGGTATTATTACCCCCATCGGCACACCACCCAATTTGATTCTATACGGTCTGCTGGATCAGTTAAATCTACCCAGCATCCCGTTTATACAATGGATTTTACTGGTGTTACCCTTAGCATTGATTCTGTTTTTATTTCTTGGATGGATGCTTTCATGGGGAACAAAAAATCAACAGATAACTAAAAAACCATTACAGCAACAACCAAAATTAAGCACGGAGCAAAAAAAAGTAACCACGATATTAGTAACCCTGATCTTGTTACTTTTTATTAACTCACCAATACAACCCTACTATGGAGGATTGGGCTTAAATGAAAAGGGGATTTTATTATGCGCAGGATTAATCTTATTTGTACCGCCCATCAGTATCCTTAACTGGTCCGATAGCAAAAAAATTCCCTTTGAAATCTTATTTTTATTTGGCGCAGGTTTTTCCATTGCCCATGTTTTTACAAGCTCAGGTTTGGCGGTTCAGTTAGCGACTTTTCTGCAAAGCTTTAGCCAATTACCGCTCCCACTATTGATTCTTTTAATCGCCAGCCTAGTCACATTTTCAACTGAAATCACCAGTAATACAGCGCTTATTTCTATGATTTTACCAGTTATTTACGCCCTTGGTCAGCAAAATGGTTTGGATACAAGATTGTTGATGATGGTCGCCACCATCTGCGCGAGTTACGCTTTTATGCTGCCCATAGCAACACCACCAAATGCGATCGCAATGAGCTGTGCGGCCGTTGAAGTTAAAAACATGATCCGATATGGTTTTCTCTTAAACCTTTTTTCCATACTGCTGGTCTTTGCTGTTGCATCTACCTATTGGGATTATTTTCTTAATTTTTAA
- a CDS encoding DUF5062 family protein, whose product MKKIKNESQLLQHAIKLGTTYAAKRGYVGIDETTSAKDKQECIYRLLVQDKLVSPLPKDQETSADIRHKLVIWISKHLPPDHSLLK is encoded by the coding sequence ATGAAAAAAATAAAAAATGAATCTCAATTATTACAACATGCTATTAAATTAGGGACAACCTACGCAGCAAAACGGGGTTATGTCGGCATCGATGAAACAACCTCTGCCAAGGATAAGCAGGAGTGTATTTACCGTTTATTAGTACAGGATAAATTGGTTTCGCCGCTTCCTAAAGATCAGGAAACATCGGCTGATATTCGCCATAAATTAGTGATCTGGATAAGTAAACATTTGCCGCCGGATCACTCTTTGCTAAAATAA